From the Manis pentadactyla isolate mManPen7 chromosome 15, mManPen7.hap1, whole genome shotgun sequence genome, the window CACTTCAGTGTTTTTAAGAGTTTTCTATAGTAacagttttatttctataaaagggagaaataaatatcATTTCAAACACTGGAGGAGCTGAAATTACAGATGACTGTCAGATGGACTGATAGTGAATACAGGATCAGAGGTCAGCTGCTTGTCTGTGCGGAGACATTAAGGTGCACATTGAACTATTGCAGATGCCTTACTCTGCCACGATGATGAGCTGGAAGGCCGCCGGATCGCCTTTATTCTTTACCTGGTCCCTCCCTGGGACAGGAGCTTGGGAGGCACCCTGGACCTGTACAATGTTGATGGTAGGACAAGTGTGCGCTCTTCAACTCCAACAGCCATTTCTGAGTTCTTATACATGGTATCTCTATTCCTCAAAAGAGATGAAAGCCATTCAGTGTAGAGACTACTGCAGGAAGAATTAATGCCAGCTCTGACAACTACCCCTTAAAACTGTACTTGAAATAATCTTCATTCCAAAGATAAATTAGATTCGACTTAAGATGGGGAATCATCAGACTCTGCTTCTGAGTACTGAGTATGGAGAGATAGCATGTAAAGCTGCCCATGGCTATGAGTCTGCCAGGACTGGTCCATTTGACAGAAGTCAGggtttatttttaacttaaaccTGAGGTTGATTCCAGAAAACTTTCAGAACTTGTTCCAGCCCTCATCCTAATAGATGGATGGTGTGGTAAGAACAGATGTCAACAAGTGAATGACACAGAACTAACAAGTGAATGAAACAGATTGAAGGGGGTGGTATTTGGGGATTGAAGGGTACATTTAGATACCCTTAGAAATTGGGGACTTGTCAAGGTGGAATGAGACAGTCTGGAAGCAGTAAATGATGACACCACATTTATGGATGTGTTCTCTCCTGGCACAGAGCACTCTCAGCCGAAGCACATCGTCAAGTCTCTAATCCCTTCATGGAACACACTGGTTTTCTTTGAAGTGTCTCCAGTATCCTTTCACCAGGTAAAGATTGTAAGCCACAAATACAGCTTTTTAGTCACCCATTATTTAAAGTGGCAACTTCCTTTTGGACTTAACTGGCCAGGTTGTTTTCACACCTAACATGAAGGATCCTAAAATTAGTGTGGCTGGTAATCTGGTTCCTTATGCTTTGTGCCACTCTCGTCCTTTCAGGTGTCTGAAGTCCTATCTGAAGAAAAGTCACGTTTGTCTATAAGTGGATGGTTTCATGGTCCTTCACTGACCAGGCCTCCCAGCTACTTTGAACCTCTAATACCTCGGAGCCCTCACATCCCGCAAGATGTAAGGATCAATTCCTGTTGCCGCCTTCTTATCTTAGAAGCTGTAGCATCATCATTTGTCTTTCTGGTTTTAAAAGTGGCTGTTCTTGGTCATGAAACTAGACATTGAGCTTGCCTTTCCACTTCTCTTAAATTTCTGATAGTGTCTTTCTTAGGCAAAGTTTTCCAGCACTTTATGTTTATTAGcaagaagaaaattataaaataaggatttgcatatattttactAGTGTGAAACGATGTAGGAACAAAAGCAATAGGAATTACTAACTCACCTTTTCCATCTGTGGCTTCTTTGTAAGCATGAAATTTTGTATGATTGGATTAACCCTACTTATCTGGACATGGATTACCAAGCTCAAATTCAACAAGAGTTTGAAGAACAGTCTGAAATTCTCCTAAAAGAGTTCCTTAAGGTAGGTCAGCATACCCTGTCCTTTGTATCTTGTTTGGCAAGAAGTCTTCTTCTTGGGTAGGTGACTAGGCTTCACTAAGAGACTTTtgggtattttttatttgttttgttcatgtttatgtcatCCTGTTTTTCAAAATATAGAAATGTTGCCAGTAGCTAACACTGGTAGCAGTTGTATGCTTAGGGGGTTAAGAATCCCTTGGGCATTCCTCACTTCCCTAGAATCTtaatggtacacacacacacagaagcttCTACACTGAGAGCGAATTGTGTGTAGTTCCCTTCCTATCCATTGGATGAATATGGTACTTAATGTTACTTTCAATAATAGACAGTTATGATTCATCAACACCCATTAATGAATGTTTGACAATGGTGAGGCAGCACGTTATAGGGAGAGAGCTAGATCAGCAGTCAGAAGCCCTTATGTCCTAGCTCTGTGGTTTTACTAACCTGAGAAAACCACGAAATCTCTCTTGACTGAGTTTTTATTTCATCATCAAATTGAGATAATACCTGCTTTGCCCATCCTGAAGAATTGTTGTGAGGCCAAGCGGGATCACATAAATACTGATTTGGTGCTTCACAACTGACCCTGGGACCTGTGCAATCACAGTCCCAAGAGCTGTTCCTCCATGAAGAAAGGTTGAGACACTACatgctatctctctctcttggaATTTTGTAGCTGACATTAACATtgtaaagaatttaagaagtattatagtaaataaacttgttttaccctatttaattcagttttcctaAACCATGCTTTGGGATCTTTTTCGAATTTTATAGCTGGTAGGACTACTGTTTTCAGAACACTCCTCAGGAAACTGCATTAAACAAGTACATATAAAGCTTCCTGTGGAGAACATTTCAGGAGACTGATCAGCTTCTTGTGCTGTGCTTGGCGTTTTAAAATTTAGAATACTGATTAAATAGAAAATGAGCTGAGGCCTAGGACCTGTATTGTTACACAGAGATTTCCATTGTAATGACATTGAGTGTTAGGGAGTTTAATTTTCTTCCCTCACATCTTGTGAATTTTAGAGTCTATATTTATCTTCGGTTTATAAATGGAGGAATTTGAGAGGTTTAGGAACTTGACTGAAATACACAACTACTTAAGGAAATGGCCCAAACTGACACTCAGGTCTCCTAGCTAAAGCATGCAGACGATGTAGCCAGTCTGCTTGGGACTAGGGGGGTCTGTTGCGAAAGGAGTGAAAGTCATGTGGCTTTTTAGGAATCAGCCAGAAGGGGTCTGTGGCTGCTGCACCTGCAGGACCAGGGTGGGATCACAGGCAATTGGCTAACTGTTTCTCTGTTTGCTCATTTTCTAGCCTGAAAAATTTGCAGCAGTCTGTGGGGCTTTGGAGAAGGGAGATGTGAAATGGAGCACCCAAGGACCCCCTAACAGAAGGTAGAGCCCATCACCCCCCGCCCCGTGCTTCCACAATCAGCACCAGCCTGTTTCTCTGTGGGCTCACCTCCATGGTGGGACACCTGCTCACTCATGTCCACTCCCTGGGGCATCCAGCAACGGGCTCCTAACCAAAGTGTGCTTTAGCAAGCTATGGAAGATTGAGGGAGAGTGGCACAAAGCATTATGATCAGCTTTTCTTAGTAGTTTTACCCATGGCTTTCATGAACAACTTGGCATTGCTGCTTTCCAGGTTTTATGAGAAAGCTGAGGAAAGCATGCTTCCTGACACACTAAAGGACTGCATGGAATTATTTCGCTCTGAGGCGCTGTTCTTGTTGCTCTCCAACTTCACGGGCCTGAAACTTCACTTCTTGGCCCATTCACAAGAAGATGAAATGGAAGACATAAAAGAGGGAGAAACAGGCTCTGCTGCTGAGAACACTGAAGAAGGGACTAGCCATGGCCCCTCTGAACCAGGGAATAATCAGGCTGCTGTCAGCAACAATAGCCAGCAGAGCAGTAAACAGACAGACCTAGAGGAAGATGAAGCAAAGAAAGGTAAGCCATTGTGATTTGTCCTTACTCTCCATTAAGTATTCActattcagtcattcatttattcaacaaatatttcttgagcatctaCTCTATGTGAGGTCCTATTTTAAGAgtggaaaacaaaacagacaaggtCTCTGGTGTCCCGAAGCTTATGTTCTAGTAGGAGAGGACAGAGATTGAATGTATACACAGACATGCTCTGCAGAAAAGTATAGTAAGCTTGTGTGCTGAGCAGTGGCCAAGCAGCCCTTAGGTAGATGGACAGTCTGGAAAAGCCCATGTGCAGAGCTGTTGTCTAAGCTCAGATCTGAATGACAACATCTGTGGAAGAGCATTCTAGGTAGGAAGAACCACTACTACATTTTTTTAGGCTACAGTAGTGTAAATGGTAGAAATATGACTGGCTTCACCAAAAATTAATCTAAAACACAGCAACATAACAAAGAGGACAGTGAGCTGCTTATTTCTGCAAAGGACCAGTAACAGCCTAAGAAAAACTTGCTGGAATTTGGACAAATAGGGAGAAGGAAATTATTAAAAGTAGACAAAGTTTAATCATTCATGATGCGATTTATTTTTGACAGCTAAATGTATagtccatctggaatttattatAAAGAGAGAACTACAAAGTCAGCATTTTCCCCCAAGTAGACATGCTTTGTTTCTGACAGTCATTATCGGGCTGGTTTGATGGAGCAGTAGGCCAGCTGAAGGTTTATGGGAATGGTTTCTCTTTAGTGCTATGTCATTCCTAATTATCATTTCCTTACAATCTAGCAGTGGTATCAAggtacttaaaaaattttctggCCTTCTGTTGCTTTTTCTTAGAATCAAGTGTTCCCACATGTCAGGGCGAACTGAGGTGTTGGAAGACTGGTCACTACACTTTAATCCATGACAATAGCAAGACTGAATTTGCCCTGGACTTACTTCTCTACTGTGGCTGTGAAGGTAAGAGGGAGAAAAGAAGCAGTGAAGGGGCTCCTTAAGAAAGGTAGGTCTCTCCTAAGTAACCCTCTCCAACTGAGCCAGCTCAGAATTTGCCTTGGCCAGGATCTTAGATCACAGGAACTCCATGTTGGAGGGGATCTTAGGATCACGAATTTCAGTCTCCCAACTCAATAGGATTTATATCTGTGACTAAGGCATGGGAGATGGAACAGACCATAATATCCCTCCAAGCAATCCTCCCAGATCTACAGCCTATATGTAATTGTCCTTCCAGGTATAATTGACATTTAACTCTCAGTTTTCAGTTCTTACACAGTGTTGACTGAATGGTGAACTCAGGTTCATAAGTCATAAAGTTAGTTACTATACTGAACTCCCAGGTCCCCTAGTTTTAAGCAGCAAGGGATCAGTGATATAAGTGGATGATGTAATTCTTGCAATGAGAGCTTTCtgaatgtggtttttttccttttgtaaggcTGGGAGCCAGAGTATGGTGGCTTTACTTCCTACATTACCAAGGGTGAGGATGAAGAGGTAAGTTGCTTGTCATAGTAAGTTACCCTTTTTAGTTTCAAAGAAGCTGTCATTCTTTAGAGATCCAATTTATATGACCTTCTGCCAGTGTCTTTAGCTGATAAATCCATGTTGGTCTGCTTGGCAGTGGTTCCAGTTTCTAGTAGAAAGTACTCAGCATGGAATGAAGATGCTAAAGGTTAATCATTGTGCATTCATTCTACCCTACTGAGAAattccaaataaattaaaagccaTATAGTACATTCCCATGAATCTTTAAATGTAGTAAGAAATAAATGCACTCACTGGGCAAAACCTCTCTGGGTATATATTGGAATGTCTATATTGTCAGAAAATGTCCTGAGAGCCAGAGCTATAGCACTCTAgtaaaggatattttaaaggctCTTCTATCGCCAGTCTAAGTACTTGACATGGAAACTTGTCTGTTAAGTGATGAGTTGAATCCCTGAAGAGTTGAGAAGAAGCCCTTTATTCTAATGTGTCATTGTATTTGCCTATTTCAGCTGCTAACAGTGAATCCAGAAAACAATTCTTTGGCATTGGtctacagagatagagagactcTGAAATTTGTCAAGCATATTAACCACCGAAGTCTGGAACAGAAGAAAACCTTCCCGAATAGAACAGGTTTCTGGGACTTTTCATTTGTCTATTATGAATGACAGGGCTGGACAAAGCTGAAAAAGAGACCCTCCCTGTCCTGGGAAGTCTGGAGGAGCTAGGCATCAAGCGAAGGAGAGCCGCAAGGCGACCTGTGTGACACTGTTCTTAAGACTAGGTATAGTTGTCCTTAAATAGGGCCTATGATGATTGTCCTCAATCCAGACCTTGAGCTTGGAGCTAGGTACTGATctcaatttttgaaaaaaaggctttttgtctttttctttaacatttaggTCTTCATTCTCCATATTGACTTcttcagtgaatttttaaaattttattgtgtgataaaatatacatgacataaaatgtaccattttaaccatttttaagtgtatagttcagtggcattaagtacattcacattcttgggcaaccatcaccaccatccatctccagcaCTTTTCCATcttccaaactgaaactctgttccCGTTAAATAGTAATTCCCACAGCTCCCAACAACTGccattctaccttctgtctctgAATTGACTACTCATATTCTTCACATAATTGGAATCACacactatttgtctttttgtgactggcttatttcacttagtataaagtcttcaaggttcatccatgcttccagtgtttttttttttttttagtactcaTAAATGACTGCAGATTCTGCCCTTCTTATCACACTACCTTAGAAAATTACAGAACCTTACATACTGTTCTTGCTCGGCCTGTTACACCTTGTCCCATTGGCTGTGGCTTTGTTCCACTGACTCTCCCAGTCCAGTGGACTTATGTGATGTGTAGTAGTATTCCCTTGGGAAAGGCCTGGTCTAAAACCACAGGGCCCAAAGAAACTTCTGGTTGAGAAAGAAGGCATGCTGATGCCACAGGTAGTCATTTGCAAGTGTCCACTGCTTTTCCATCCTGTTGCAGCTGCCATGTAATTGAATGTTTCTAGCCTCACATGTGgctttcatttttctaaatactGTAGGGCCAACTATAAAACTAGTTGCTtgtcttttctgttgttttaatagACTGAACGCTAAAAGCCACATCAGAATGCCAAGAGGCTGTCCGTTTTGTTACCTTCTTTTCCTCTGAACTGCACTGGGCCAGGGGAGgtggggatggaggtgggggcATGTCATGTGGGTGTAGGGGTCATTGCATCTTCAGTTGAAAGATGTTCTCATTACATTCCAATGCcgtctccctctttttcttttttacatttattactaGCTATTGCAGTagcttttattttgagttttactAATAGGAAAAGCACAGGGCTTTTACCTTCTTTTAATACCCTAAAACCTTGAATACTCTTTTCTGAAGTTTACACTTAAATGAAGAACATGAGTTTCATTGTCTTTTAGGTTTATGGtttcaaattttttttactttgcttCCCTGTCAGTTTTACCATACATGCCCTTAGATGGGTATTTATCTGTAAGTTCTACATATGTACTAATATTCAGTATTGTTATAAAGCAAACACTAATTTTTGAAGGATGAGATAAAAAGAAATATCTAGAACTAGTTTTAATATTGTCTTCCCATACCCACATGGTAATGGACCATTTTACATTCATACTATTTTGGAGACCACAATTTTTAACCATAGTGTAGTGACACTCAAGTGGAATTACAGCTACTGTTACTAATGGTTTAAATTTCAAAGCTTGACTTTTAAGTTCCTGTAGACTGAACGTCATCCCTATGTATTACTTTCACTCACTCGCTTTCTGATGTGTTTC encodes:
- the OGFOD1 gene encoding prolyl 3-hydroxylase OGFOD1 translates to MNGKRPAEPRPGRAGKKGKKEVMAEFSAAVMEETLKKQVAEAWSRRTPFRHEAIVMDMDPFLHCVIPNFIPSQNFLEGLQKELLSLDFHEKYNDLYKFQQSDDFKKRKEPHICALRKILFEDFRAWLSDTSKIDLESAIDMSCAKYEFSDALLCHDDELEGRRIAFILYLVPPWDRSLGGTLDLYNVDEHSQPKHIVKSLIPSWNTLVFFEVSPVSFHQVSEVLSEEKSRLSISGWFHGPSLTRPPSYFEPLIPRSPHIPQDHEILYDWINPTYLDMDYQAQIQQEFEEQSEILLKEFLKPEKFAAVCGALEKGDVKWSTQGPPNRRFYEKAEESMLPDTLKDCMELFRSEALFLLLSNFTGLKLHFLAHSQEDEMEDIKEGETGSAAENTEEGTSHGPSEPGNNQAAVSNNSQQSSKQTDLEEDEAKKESSVPTCQGELRCWKTGHYTLIHDNSKTEFALDLLLYCGCEGWEPEYGGFTSYITKGEDEELLTVNPENNSLALVYRDRETLKFVKHINHRSLEQKKTFPNRTGFWDFSFVYYE